One region of Arvicola amphibius chromosome 3, mArvAmp1.2, whole genome shotgun sequence genomic DNA includes:
- the Pate1 gene encoding prostate and testis expressed protein 1: MGKPHLTGCLILLCYLKANKVHIHEHNNVVEIVQCRMCHLQFPGEKCSRGRGICTATEEEACMVGKMYKRDGTIWLSFMGCLKNCANVNNIRWGLYLVNFRCCRGYDMCNETI, encoded by the exons ATGGGCAAGCCTCATTTAACAGGATGTCTCATCTTACTCTGCTATTTGAAGG CAAATAAAGTACACATTCATGAACATAACAACG TTGTGGAAATTGTGCAGTGTAGGATGTGCCACCTCCAGTTCCCTGGGGAAAAGTGCTCCAGAGGAAGAGGAATATGTACCGCAACAGAAGAAGAGGCCTGTATGGTGGGAAAGATGTACAAAA GGGATGGTACCATCTGGTTAAGCTTCATGGGCTGCTTAAAGAACTGTGCCAATGTGAACAACATAAGGTGGGGCCTCTATCTGGTAAACTTCAGGTGCTGCCGGGGCTATGACATGTGCAATGAAACAATTTAG